CTGCCCATAAAATCGTGAATGTAGGCGTCAGACTTCTGCTCGTACTTTGGGTTGTCAAGAATGCGCCACCCCTCGTagttctgcagcagcggctcgtgGAGGTGCCACTCGTGGTACTCCACCATGCCGCcactgagcagcagcgagctaCGGCGCATCCTGTTCGCTTTGCTACCCTTCGTgactgtgtgtatgtgggtgtatgCTGAGTAAACTGAAGCCTCTAGCTGAGGTTTATTCTCGCTCTGATGACACTGCGGTAGACGTCAGATTGCATACGTCAAAGACACACAAGTATACCCGAGCCTCACTACACTAGAAAGAGAACAACAGCCTCAGAGActgagaacgagagaggggaagagaaggcgcaCTAGAGCTGCTCACCTCCCTTAGAGCACAAAATAGCGGCAAAATGGAAAAGCAGCGAGCCAAAGATTGCTgaacagagagacagaaagCTGAAAAgaacacgcgcgcacacacacaacgctCCGAGTGGTGTGGACAgtagaagagaaagacgaaaaacaaacaaacgaaaaaaaaaggagtaAGCGCCAACAGCGGCGTCGAGGACGGATCTCGTTTTGCTACTCGGAAACGCGGGATGAGGGATGGAAGATGCAAGGGGAGGGCGTAGCGTTTGAAAAGGAAGGAGGGTCACGACGACTGTTGGTGATGTGCCACGTGTGTAGGGAAATGTGCAATTCTGACTCGTCCTCTATCTACACTCGgactttctttctctctctctcgctatCGCCGTATCAGGGGTATGTCGCTACGTACATAAAAGCGACTCTTCGtctggctgctgctgctgctactaccAAGCAGGCGTGTCTCGAGAAGCGCAGCCACGTTGACAGCCTCTTTGCTCTACAGCTGCCGACTTCCCTCTCTTggacgcaaaaaaaaagaacgtTGGTAATGCCGCCGCGCAAGAAGGGCCGCACACCGACAGCGCACCCCAGCACAGAAAGCGTGTGAAAGTGGCtacagaggagaagggatAGTTTtaggaagaaaagggggtatAGAGAAGGAATGGAATGGATGATGGCTGATGCCTCCTTTCTGTGGTGCGGATACGCAAGTGTGAGCGCACACGTACCACCTCAAGTGGAGATGTTGTtgacgtgcgtgtgggtaTGCACGCGTCcgggaagggaggaggatgactgcaagaggaagaggggaaaaataGTTAGTTGGCGTACGCCAGCGTTGAGCttgagaggggggggggtgaaaaCCAAAAAGGGGAACAAAATGGAAGGAAGAGACATGAGAgagaacacgcacacatacatacacgcTTGCACACCTCGCTATCACGCAGAATGTGCTCACAgggtgcgtgggtgagtgagtgaggtGCGTAGGCCCAGGAATTCTGTTGCAGCGACGCCATTCGTTTTGAAGTCGGTGGTACTGCCAAAGGGACGCATTTCTAACCATTCCCCACTCCACAAGAGATACACTCCGGCTTGAGTGcggcaacacacacacctttgGCTCCTTGAGGCGTGAGTCGCCATGAGCCACTGTCGGCTGCGGCAACTCGCATACGACTGCACCTGTGtgcctttccccctctcgcgccccccctctttgtgtCATTCCTTTCCATTGGCCTCTTGAGCTTCGTGGTTGCCTCTCGATGATACACTGGGCGATgaacaaacgaaaagaagaCACCGACGGAGGTGTAAACATGCAGAGATGGGGAAGTGCGCGAGATAAACAGCGGGTCAGCTACACtccaacagagagagagagacagcagaggcggcacgcAGGAGGCATACATGCGCATACACACAACACCGCAAGGGAATACAACAGGAAAAGAGACTGAGCAAagaatggaaaaaaaaaaagcgaagatAGAAGTGCTGACTTGGATACTggcgccaaaaaaaaaggcatgGAGAGAGGGCCACGCAGCTGTGGCGCCAAAAAGCGTACGCGATCGAGGCCGCACAAACATACGCACGCGCGATGTCGGAAACGGtggaaacaaaagaaaaagcgccgttgggggaagggggcaagTTGCTGACAAGGTCACGCGCGATCGCCCACGCGGCAAGCCAGCCCTCCACCCATGGGATCCCTTACCAGAACTTCATCTCATAGTACGCCTGGCCAGTGGCGCGCTTCCAGTGGCGCTCAGCCCAGTGCCAGTCCACTACATCAAAGTACTTGGAAAGGTACTCGGGACGCTTGTTCTCGTAGTCGATGTAATACGCATGCTCCCACACATCGACACACAGCAGTGGCGTGTACTCGTAGTTCGTCAGCGGGCAGCCGGCGTTGCTGTAGGAGATGATGTCGAAGGCGCAAGCCTTCTTGTCGTACACCCAGTAGACCCAACCGCTGCCAAAGAGGTTCTGGGCTGCAGTAATGAACTGCTTCTCGAAGTCTCGACGGAGCCGTACTGGACAGAGACGCACCGAACAGGTCGGCGGGATGTGCTGCCCTACGGCTAATCCCTTCCAAAAAAGGATGATTATAGTCTGCCCGGCTTTGTGTTAACCCCCTTACTTAATGTCTTTACCCTTTTCAAAAAGGGGGTTAGCTTCCTCCTTACGGGGTGTGCTCCAAGAATTTATTAACTTTCCACCTAGGTACGGGGGGGCGCCTTTTCCACCCTTTCTGATATATACACTGGGGGTTCCCCCTTGTCCCCGGAACCTCTGTGGGTTGGTAAAAACCCCCCGCGGTGTTTTCCTAAAGGGGNNNNNNNNNNNNNNNNNNNNNNNNNNNNNNNNNNNNNNNNNNNNNNNNNNNNNNNNNNNNNNNNNNNNNNNNNNNNNNNNNNNNNNNNNNNNNNNNNNNNATTCGTCCTCTATCTACACTCggcctttctttctctcgctaTCGCCGTATCAGGGGTATGTCGCTACGTACATAAAAGCGACTCTTCGtctggctgctgctgctgctactaccAAGCAGGCGTGTCTCGAGAAGCGCAGCCACGTTGACAGCCCCTTTGCTCTACAGCTGCCGACTTCCCTCTCTTggacgcaaaaaaaaaaaaagaacgtTGGCAATGCCGCCGCGCAAGAAGGGCCGCACACCGACAGCGCACCCCAGCACAGAAAGCGTGTGAAAGTGGCtacagaggagaagggatAGTTTtaggaagaaaagggggtatAGAGAAGGAATGGAATGGATGATGGCTGATGCCTCCTTTCTGTGGTGCGGATACGCAAGTGTGAGCGCACACGTACCACCTCAAGTGGAGATGTTGTtgacgtgcgtgtgggtaTGCACGCGTCcgggaagggaggaggatgactgcaagaggaagaggggaaaaataGTTAGTTGGCGTACGCCAGCGTTGAGCttgagagagggggggggggggggggtgaaaaCCGAAAAGGGGAACAAAATGGAAGGAAGAGACATGAGAgagaacacgcacacatacatacacgcTTGCACACCTCGCTATCACGCAGAATGTGCTCACAgggtgcgtgggtgagtgagtgaggtGCGTAGGCCCAGGAATTCTGTTGCAGCGACGCCATTCGTTTTGAAGTCGGTGGTACTGCCAAAGGGACGCATTTCTAACCATTCCCCACTCCACAAGAGATACACTCCGGCTTGAGTGcggcaacacacacacctttgGCTCCTTGAGGCGTGAGTCGCCATGAGCCACTGTCGGCTGCGGCAACTCGCATACGACTGCACCTGTGtgcctttccccctctcgcgcccccccccctctttgtgtCATTCCTTTCCATTGGCCTCTTGAGCTTCGTGGTTACCTCTCGATGATACACTGGGCGATgaacaaacgaaaagaagaCACCGACGGAGGTGTAAACATGCAGAGATGGGGAAGTGCGCGAGATAAACAGCGGGTCAGCTACACtccaacagagagagagagacagcagaggcggcacgcAGGAGGCATATATGCGCATACACACAACACCGCAAGGGAATACAACAGGAAAAGAGACTGAGCAAagaatggaaaaaaaaaaagagaagataGAAGTGCTGACTTGGATACTggcgccaaaaaaaaaggcatgGAGAGAGGGCCACGCAGCTGTGGCGCAAAAAAGCGTACGCGATCGAGGCCGCACAAACATACGCACGCGCGATGTCGGAAACGGtggaaacaaaagaaaaagcgccgttgggggaagggggcaagTTGCTGACAAGGTCACGCGCGATCGCCCACGCGGCAAGCCAGTCCTCCACCCATGGGATCCCTTACCAGAACTTCATCTCATAGTACGCCTGGCCAGTGGCGCGCTTCCAGTGGCGCTCAGCCCAGTGCCAGTCCACTACATCAAAGTACTTGGAAAGGTACTCGGGACGCTTGTTCTCGTAGTCGATGTAATACGCATGCTCCCACACATCGACACACAGCAGTGGCGTGTACTCGTAGTTCGTCAGCGGGCAGCCGGCGTTGCTGTAGGAGATGATGTCGAAGGCGCAAGCCTTCTTGTCGTACACCCAGTAGACCCAACCGCTGCCAAAGAGGTTCTGGGCTGCAGTAATGAACTGCTTCTCGAAGTTCTCGACGGAGCCGTACTGAGCAGAGACCGCAGCGGACAGGTCCGGCGGGATGTTGCTGCCGTACGGCTGAATGCACTTCCAGAAGAAGGAGTGATTATAGTGCTGCGCGGCGTTGTTGTAGACGCCCTTCAGCTGACTGTCGTTAGCGCTCTTCACAATCAGCGCGTCTAGCTCCATCCCGTACAGGGGTGTGCCCTCGATGAGTTGATTAAGCTTCTCAACGTAGGtacggtggtggcggctgtAGTGCACGCGTATCTGATATGATGACATGAGCGGCATGCAGCCCTTGTACCACGGAAACTCCAGTGTGGGTAGGTAGAAGAAGCCCAGTGACTGGATGTAGTTCTCAGAGCGGCGAATGTACTCGTCCACGCGCCAGTACGTCTTGCGGTACTTGTCTACATAGTAGTCCGGCGCACGACCGGAGCGGTTGCGGAACTCATTGTACTGCTCCATAAAGTTGAAGCGGCCCATCTGAACATCCGCCTTGGGGGTGTGCATCACCAGCCCAGTTCGGCCCGCCGCGCTGTAGGCAGCGACAaagcac
The nucleotide sequence above comes from Leishmania braziliensis MHOM/BR/75/M2904 complete genome, chromosome 32. Encoded proteins:
- a CDS encoding putative superoxide dismutase — protein: HKAGQTIIILFWKGLAVGQHIPPTCSVRLCPVRLRRDFEKQFITAAQNLFGSGWVYWVYDKKACAFDIISYSNAGCPLTNYEYTPLLCVDVWEHAYYIDYENKRPEYLSKYFDVVDWHWAERHWKRATGQAYYEMKFW
- a CDS encoding putative superoxide dismutase, whose amino-acid sequence is MHTPKADVQMGRFNFMEQYNEFRNRSGRAPDYYVDKYRKTYWRVDEYIRRSENYIQSLGFFYLPTLEFPWYKGCMPLMSSYQIRVHYSRHHRTYVEKLNQLIEGTPLYGMELDALIVKSANDSQLKGVYNNAAQHYNHSFFWKCIQPYGSNIPPDLSAAVSAQYGSVENFEKQFITAAQNLFGSGWVYWVYDKKACAFDIISYSNAGCPLTNYEYTPLLCVDVWEHAYYIDYENKRPEYLSKYFDVVDWHWAERHWKRATGQAYYEMKFW